A genomic region of Eriocheir sinensis breed Jianghai 21 chromosome 42, ASM2467909v1, whole genome shotgun sequence contains the following coding sequences:
- the LOC127010229 gene encoding isocitrate dehydrogenase [NAD] subunit gamma, mitochondrial-like, with protein sequence MAALRNSLALLPRLPRLLGAAPRVTSTCPQRTFTASQPFPVAQYGGRFTVTMIPGDGIGPEMMGYVRNIFRYAGVPVDFEEIQITKDSTEDEFEKALICIKRNGVALKGGKRHPLRYPDLDIVLIRENTEGEYSMMEHENVSGVVESLKVITRFASERIARYAFQYAERNGRSKVTAIHKANIMKISDGLFLETCWRVSKEYPHLEFSDMIVDNTCMQLVSKPHQFDVMILPNLYGNVVSNVACGLVGGPGLLSGRNYGEHFAVFEPGTRNTGTSVAGLNVANPVAMLNAACDMLDHLGLTAHSGLIRKAIDKTINVDLIHTADIGGQATSLDVVQNIIHEVQEATKGGSWLG encoded by the exons ATGGCCGCCCTCAGGAACTCCCTCGCCCTGCTGCCCCGCCTTCCCCGCCTCCTCGGCGCCGCCCCCAGG gTAACAAGCACATGCCCTCAGAGAACCTTCACAGCA tCCCAGCCGTTCCCGGTGGCACAGTATGGCGGGCGGTTCACCGTCACCATGATCCCCGGCGATGGCATTGGCCCCGAGATGATGGGCTACGTGCGGAACATCTTCAGGTACGCGGGGGTGCCGGTGGACTTTGAGGAGATTCAGATCACCAAGGACTCCaccgaggatgagtttgagaaggCGCTCATCTGCATCAAGAGGAACGGAGTGGCCCTCAAAGGTGGGA AACGCCACCCCCTCCGCTACCCTGACCTGGACATTGTGCTCATCAGGGAGAACACGgagggggagtactccatgatgGAACACGAG AATGTGAGTGGCGTGGTGGAGAGCCTGAAGGTCATCACACGCTTTGCCTCGGAACGCATCGCCCGCTACGCCTTCCAGTACGCGGAGAGGAACGGGAGGTCAAAGGTCACCGCCATACACAAGGCCAACATCAT GAAGATCTCCGACGGACTATTTCTCGAGACCTGCTGGCGCGTCTCAAAAGAATACCCGCACCTTGAATTCTCAGACATGATCGTGGACAACACTTGCATGCAGCTGGTCTCTAAGCCTCACCAGTTTGATGTCATGATTCTGCCTAACCTCTATGGCAATGTGGTGTCCAACGTCGCCTGTGGGCTTGTCGGAGGGCCCGGTCTGCTGTCTGGGAGGAATTATGGAGAGCAT tTCGCCGTGTTTGAGCCTGGCACACGCAACACAGGGACATCGGTGGCTGGGTTGAACGTCGCAAACCCGGTTGCAATGCTTAACGCAGCCTGTGATATGCTGGACCACCTGGGCCTGACCGCTCACTCTGGGCTCATCCGCAAGGCTATTGATAAGACCATTAATGTGGACTTGATACATACtgctg atATTGGCGGACAAGCAACCAGCCTCGATGTGGTTCAGAATATCATCCACGAGGTTCAGGAAGCAACCAAAGGAGGCAGTTG GTTAGGATAg